The following are from one region of the Candidatus Methylomirabilota bacterium genome:
- a CDS encoding sigma-54 dependent transcriptional regulator: protein MRQGRTILVVDDEPTIVDGLRMTLEAEGYAVRIAGSVETALAALAQLEAHMAIVDLMLPDGDGIALTRELKKRDPSLEVIIITAYGSVRRAMEATKGAGAFHVLEKPFDPEEVLGLVRNALEHRKLLAENTDLRRRLGEQTADSEILFEAPCMQRVMETVSAVADADANVLLIGESGTGKELIANALHERSRRRDGPWVKINCAALPKDLIESELFGHTRGSFTGATAEKPGLLEEAHRGSLLLDEITEMPFDLQAKLLRVLEERIVRRIGGTKAVNVDFRLISSTNRNAEAVVKEGGLRQDLYFRINTVTIQVPPLRERRDDIPLLVRSFFERYVRKHARPMEGIEPEAYRRLMNYPWPGNVRELQHAIEHAILVSRGQQITLADLPESVQRAGGGAAAIAPSEVPSGSLEEIERASILKALETTRWNKQAAAALLGLRRPTLYSKMRKHGIPQRPG, encoded by the coding sequence GTGAGGCAGGGCCGCACGATCCTCGTCGTCGACGACGAACCGACCATCGTCGACGGGCTGCGCATGACGCTGGAGGCCGAGGGCTACGCGGTTCGCATCGCCGGCAGCGTGGAGACGGCCCTGGCCGCGCTGGCCCAGCTCGAGGCTCACATGGCGATCGTGGACCTCATGCTCCCCGACGGGGACGGTATCGCGCTCACCCGCGAGCTCAAGAAGCGCGATCCCTCGCTCGAGGTGATCATCATCACCGCCTACGGATCGGTGCGCCGGGCGATGGAGGCCACCAAGGGAGCGGGGGCCTTTCACGTGCTGGAAAAGCCCTTCGATCCCGAGGAGGTGCTGGGGCTGGTCAGGAACGCCCTGGAACACCGCAAGCTGCTGGCCGAGAACACGGATCTCCGGCGACGGCTGGGCGAGCAGACGGCCGACAGCGAGATCCTGTTCGAGGCGCCCTGCATGCAGCGGGTCATGGAGACCGTGTCGGCCGTGGCCGACGCCGACGCCAACGTGCTCCTCATCGGCGAGAGCGGCACCGGCAAGGAGCTGATCGCCAACGCGCTGCACGAGCGCAGCCGGCGCCGTGACGGACCGTGGGTGAAGATCAACTGCGCGGCTCTGCCCAAGGACCTCATCGAGTCGGAGCTGTTCGGCCACACCCGCGGCTCGTTCACCGGGGCCACCGCCGAGAAGCCCGGCCTCCTGGAGGAGGCCCACCGGGGCTCCCTGCTGCTCGACGAGATCACGGAGATGCCCTTCGATCTCCAGGCCAAGCTCCTGCGGGTCCTGGAGGAGCGCATCGTGCGGCGCATCGGCGGCACCAAGGCGGTCAACGTCGACTTCCGCCTGATCTCGTCGACCAATCGCAACGCCGAGGCCGTCGTGAAGGAGGGCGGTCTGCGCCAGGACCTCTACTTCCGGATCAACACCGTTACCATCCAGGTGCCCCCCCTGCGCGAGCGCCGGGACGACATCCCGCTGCTGGTCCGGTCCTTCTTCGAGCGCTACGTGCGGAAGCACGCCCGGCCCATGGAGGGCATCGAGCCCGAGGCCTACCGCCGGCTCATGAACTATCCCTGGCCGGGCAACGTGCGCGAGCTCCAGCACGCCATCGAGCATGCAATTCTGGTATCCCGGGGGCAGCAGATCACCCTGGCCGATCTGCCCGAGAGCGTCCAGCGGGCCGGCGGCGGCGCCGCGGCGATCGCGCCCTCGGAAGTGCCGTCGGGCTCGCTGGAGGAGATCGAGCGGGCCTCCATCCTCAAGGCCCTGGAGACGACCCGTTGGAACAAGCAGGCGGCGGCGGCGTTGCTGGGCCTGCGGCGGCCGACCCTCTACTCCAAGATGCGCAAGCACGGCATCCCCCAGCGCCCCGGCTAG
- a CDS encoding P-II family nitrogen regulator has translation MKKIEAVIKPFKLDDVKEALTGIGVIGMTVSEVRGFGRQKGHTELYRGGEYTVDFLPKIKVEVVVPDHLAGKVADVIAGAAKTGNIGDGKIFICPVETAIRIRTGERDENAL, from the coding sequence ATGAAAAAGATCGAGGCGGTGATCAAGCCGTTCAAGCTCGACGACGTCAAGGAAGCGCTGACTGGCATCGGCGTGATCGGCATGACGGTATCGGAGGTCCGGGGGTTCGGCCGCCAGAAGGGCCACACCGAGCTCTACCGGGGCGGCGAGTACACCGTCGACTTCCTTCCCAAGATCAAGGTCGAGGTCGTCGTGCCCGACCACCTGGCTGGCAAGGTGGCCGACGTCATCGCCGGGGCCGCCAAGACCGGGAACATCGGAGACGGCAAGATCTTCATCTGCCCGGTCGAAACAGCGATCCGGATCCGTACCGGCGAGCGCGACGAGAATGCGCTCTAG
- a CDS encoding ammonium transporter, translated as MGAVVASAQQPAAPPASPTASAPAAEAPKAAEAPKIDKGDTAWVLTSSLLVLMMTAPGLALFYAGMVRQKNSLATLMHCFIIAALISVQWVLWGYSLAFGPDKGGIVGGLEWIGLRGVGSEPFPTYAGTIPHQAFMIFQMMFAIITPALIVGAFAERMKFSALILFTLLWATFAYDPLAHWVWGDGGWLKKLGALDFAGGTVVHISSGVSALVCALVIGRRRGYAHQPMPPHSLPLTVTGAALLWVGWFGFNAGSALAADGLAASAFLATNTAAAAAALGWMFTEWLTRGKPTVLGAASGAVAGLVAITPAAGFVGPVASIIIGAIGGALCYSACNFKARLGYDDSLDVVGVHGVGGTWGAIATGLFASKAVNAAGGDGLFYGNPGQLMTQVLAVLATFVLAVVITVIVLKVVDALVGLRVSEEDEVAGLDLSQHSETAYTLGGGSYGEFSSGGAMAEAMRAAEAKVRTAH; from the coding sequence ATGGGGGCGGTCGTCGCATCCGCCCAGCAACCGGCGGCGCCGCCGGCGAGCCCGACGGCCTCCGCTCCGGCGGCCGAGGCGCCCAAGGCAGCCGAGGCGCCCAAGATCGACAAGGGCGACACGGCGTGGGTGCTCACATCGTCGCTCCTCGTCCTCATGATGACCGCGCCCGGCCTGGCCCTCTTCTACGCGGGGATGGTTCGCCAGAAGAACTCCCTGGCCACGCTGATGCACTGCTTCATCATCGCCGCGCTGATCTCCGTGCAGTGGGTCCTGTGGGGCTACAGCCTGGCCTTCGGCCCCGACAAGGGCGGCATCGTAGGGGGTCTGGAGTGGATCGGCCTGCGTGGCGTGGGCTCCGAGCCGTTCCCCACCTATGCGGGGACCATACCCCATCAGGCGTTCATGATCTTCCAGATGATGTTCGCCATCATCACGCCCGCCCTGATCGTCGGCGCGTTCGCCGAGCGGATGAAGTTCTCGGCGCTCATCCTGTTCACGCTGCTGTGGGCCACGTTCGCCTACGACCCCCTGGCCCACTGGGTGTGGGGCGACGGCGGCTGGCTCAAGAAGCTGGGCGCGCTGGACTTCGCGGGGGGGACGGTCGTTCACATTTCCTCGGGCGTCTCCGCGTTGGTCTGCGCGCTGGTGATCGGCCGCCGACGCGGCTACGCCCACCAGCCGATGCCGCCCCACAGCTTGCCGCTCACGGTGACCGGCGCGGCCCTGCTCTGGGTGGGGTGGTTCGGCTTCAACGCCGGCAGCGCCCTGGCCGCCGACGGCCTGGCGGCCAGCGCCTTCCTGGCCACCAACACGGCGGCCGCGGCGGCGGCCCTGGGCTGGATGTTCACGGAGTGGCTCACGCGGGGCAAGCCCACGGTGCTCGGGGCGGCGTCGGGCGCCGTGGCCGGTCTGGTCGCCATCACGCCGGCCGCCGGCTTCGTGGGACCCGTCGCGTCGATCATCATCGGGGCGATCGGCGGCGCCCTGTGCTACAGCGCCTGCAACTTCAAGGCGCGCCTGGGCTACGACGACTCGCTGGACGTCGTGGGCGTGCACGGAGTGGGCGGGACGTGGGGCGCTATCGCCACCGGCCTGTTCGCCTCCAAGGCGGTCAACGCCGCCGGCGGCGACGGGCTGTTCTACGGCAACCCCGGCCAGCTGATGACTCAGGTCCTGGCGGTGCTGGCCACGTTCGTCCTGGCCGTCGTCATCACCGTCATCGTCCTCAAGGTCGTGGACGCGCTGGTCGGGCTCCGGGTCAGCGAAGAGGACGAGGTGGCGGGGTTGGACCTCTCCCAGCACTCCGAGACCGCCTATACGTTGGGCGGGGGCTCGTACGGCGAGTTCTCGAGCGGCGGGGCCATGGCCGAGGCCATGCGGGCGGCGGAAGCCAAGGTACGGACGGCCCATTGA